In Pedobacter sp. WC2423, the following are encoded in one genomic region:
- a CDS encoding DUF72 domain-containing protein — protein sequence MGKNNVPAYYSGTSGLLLPVRNKLFYPDEFKEKSRLCFYSSMMNSIEINSSFYKIPMGSTVAKWAKDVQENFRFTFKLPKMITHNKGLAFDPESVKNFMQVISLAGDKKGCLLVQFPPSVRIGNLNQLALLMACLRECDQAGDWNIALEFRHVSLYCEQVYRLLDEYGLGMVIQDKPPASTPMLDTDLNFVYLRFHGPGGSYRGSYQDDLMSEYADYIREWMAEGKTVYTYFNNTMGEAIANLFTLKDLVLGTIRDEKISTL from the coding sequence ATGGGAAAAAATAATGTTCCTGCTTACTATTCAGGTACCAGTGGCTTGCTGTTGCCTGTGCGTAATAAGCTTTTTTATCCGGACGAATTTAAAGAAAAAAGCAGGTTGTGTTTTTATTCTTCGATGATGAACAGTATTGAGATCAATAGTTCTTTTTATAAAATACCAATGGGATCAACTGTTGCGAAATGGGCTAAGGATGTTCAGGAAAATTTTAGATTTACCTTTAAGCTTCCTAAGATGATCACCCACAATAAGGGGCTTGCTTTTGATCCTGAATCTGTAAAGAATTTTATGCAGGTTATTTCTTTGGCAGGTGATAAGAAGGGTTGTTTGCTAGTGCAGTTTCCCCCTTCTGTACGTATTGGAAACTTAAATCAGCTGGCTTTATTAATGGCTTGTCTGCGTGAATGTGATCAAGCTGGTGACTGGAATATTGCGCTGGAGTTTCGCCACGTGTCTTTGTATTGCGAGCAGGTTTATCGCTTGCTTGATGAATATGGTTTGGGAATGGTGATACAGGATAAACCACCTGCCAGTACACCAATGCTGGATACAGATCTCAACTTTGTGTACTTGCGTTTCCACGGGCCTGGAGGAAGTTACAGGGGAAGTTATCAGGATGACTTAATGTCTGAATACGCAGATTATATCCGGGAATGGATGGCCGAAGGAAAAACAGTGTATACTTATTTCAATAATACTATGGGTGAGGCAATTGCTAATTTATTTACGTTGAAAGATTTGGTTCTTGGGACTATAAGAGATGAGAAAATCTCTACTTTATAA